A window of Candidatus Cloacimonadota bacterium contains these coding sequences:
- a CDS encoding amino acid permease, translating to MPNLKRELKFIDIFSIAAGAMISSGLFILPGLAYFKSGPAIVVAYVIAGILVIPSLLSQAELSTAMPKSGGAYFFIFRSMGANLGTLAGFSSWFSLALKSAFALVGIGAFTSLVIPEITIFQIKLIAAAFCIFFTIINIFGTKHAGRMQVLMVIFLFTILIFYVIIGIPKIDNNHFDVFMKGNLRTLFMTAGMIFVSFGGLTKIASVAEEIKNPSKNIPLGMIAAFLAVTTMYFLVVFVTVGVLGDGLLKSAQYDYTLTPISDGAQIIIGNAGTFILAIAALLAFFSTANAGLLAASRNPLAMSKDQLLPKFFSKINKKFNTPINSILFTSLFMILVIFLPLETLVKTASTMMLLLFLFVNVSVIIMRESGIQNYRPKFKSPLYPWLQIFAIVVYGFIIVEMGKTPLLITAVFIAVSSIWFFFYGRIRTNRESALVQIVKRIKDKDLHTTSLENELKEIIRERDNIQQDRFDELIENAIVVDIKKSMKKKEFFHLVAEKLCDNIALGCENFYQSLLQREEESSTVLSENLAIPHIIVEGVKKFSILMARCKEGIHFSEEAPKVQIVFVIVGTKDERNFHLQALAAIAQIVQNVNFESKWLKAKNTEALRDLVLLGERRRKL from the coding sequence ATGCCCAACTTGAAAAGAGAATTAAAATTTATAGATATTTTCAGTATTGCAGCCGGTGCAATGATCAGTTCCGGCTTATTTATTTTACCAGGATTAGCTTATTTCAAATCTGGTCCAGCCATTGTTGTAGCATATGTTATCGCTGGAATATTAGTTATTCCAAGTTTGTTAAGTCAGGCAGAACTTTCCACAGCAATGCCCAAATCCGGTGGAGCATATTTCTTCATTTTTCGTAGTATGGGAGCTAATTTAGGAACACTTGCAGGCTTTTCTTCCTGGTTTTCTCTGGCTCTGAAAAGTGCCTTTGCCTTGGTGGGAATTGGAGCTTTTACCTCTTTGGTTATACCCGAAATCACCATTTTTCAGATCAAGCTTATCGCGGCAGCTTTCTGTATTTTTTTTACAATAATAAATATTTTTGGAACCAAACACGCTGGCAGAATGCAGGTTCTCATGGTAATCTTTTTATTTACGATCCTGATTTTTTATGTCATCATCGGCATTCCGAAAATAGATAATAATCATTTTGATGTTTTTATGAAAGGAAACCTGCGAACCTTGTTTATGACTGCTGGAATGATCTTTGTATCATTTGGTGGCCTTACCAAAATCGCCAGCGTTGCCGAAGAAATAAAAAACCCATCCAAAAACATTCCACTGGGCATGATAGCAGCTTTCCTGGCAGTTACAACTATGTATTTTCTGGTGGTTTTCGTCACAGTAGGTGTGTTGGGCGATGGTCTGCTGAAGAGCGCCCAATACGATTATACTCTAACTCCGATCAGTGATGGAGCTCAAATAATTATCGGAAATGCAGGAACCTTTATTTTAGCTATCGCCGCACTATTGGCTTTCTTTTCCACTGCCAATGCGGGTCTTCTGGCAGCCTCGAGAAATCCGTTGGCTATGAGCAAAGATCAGCTTCTGCCAAAATTTTTTTCTAAAATAAATAAAAAATTCAATACACCGATAAATTCAATTTTATTTACAAGTCTTTTTATGATTCTGGTTATATTTCTACCTTTGGAAACATTAGTTAAAACTGCATCAACAATGATGTTGTTATTGTTTTTGTTTGTGAATGTTTCGGTAATTATCATGCGGGAAAGCGGAATTCAAAATTACCGTCCCAAATTCAAATCTCCACTTTATCCCTGGCTGCAAATATTTGCAATTGTAGTTTATGGTTTTATTATCGTGGAAATGGGTAAAACTCCACTGCTGATAACAGCTGTTTTTATTGCCGTCAGTTCGATTTGGTTTTTCTTTTACGGCCGCATTCGAACCAACCGGGAATCGGCTTTAGTGCAAATAGTTAAAAGAATAAAAGACAAGGATTTACATACAACATCTTTAGAAAATGAATTAAAAGAAATTATTCGCGAAAGAGACAATATTCAGCAGGATAGATTTGACGAACTGATCGAAAATGCCATTGTTGTAGATATCAAAAAATCAATGAAAAAGAAAGAATTCTTTCATCTGGTTGCCGAAAAATTGTGTGATAATATTGCTCTGGGTTGCGAAAATTTTTATCAGTCTCTTTTGCAGCGCGAAGAAGAAAGCTCCACGGTTCTTTCAGAAAACCTGGCAATTCCGCATATTATCGTAGAAGGAGTTAAGAAGTTTTCCATCCTGATGGCTCGCTGCAAAGAAGGAATTCATTTCTCGGAAGAAGCGCCCAAGGTGCAGATCGTATTTGTGATCGTAGGAACCAAAGATGAGCGAAATTTTCACCTGCAGGCTTTGGCTGCCATTGCGCAAATTGTGCAAAATGTTAATTTCGAATCTAAATGGCTGAAGGCAAAAAACACAGAAGCTCTGCGAGATCTGGTGCTTTTGGGTGAAAGAAGAAGGAAATTATAA